One region of Chanodichthys erythropterus isolate Z2021 chromosome 19, ASM2448905v1, whole genome shotgun sequence genomic DNA includes:
- the znf438 gene encoding zinc finger protein 438, which yields MKTQEHRSSPLKSHTQSDARPHSQIKGLQFRSIAPKAPAVVPSSAVLSCQPPSALPEASTAVSPKSILVPAQNYALMQVAGQEGTFSLVALPQTQQQQPIQKNLKLPIPRYQPVRSKSAPEKGCSKMPSPAKVSATAQAQSSAVKSDQSSDPVSEQLMIDTPTSSEINIAPLFPGSQTDRKMEQKSDVRPLKNQHYPSGTSLVAPVKKISPVKTQIEGPASAGSAITVLSPTIFSKAVQIIPSPPKGKLPILPYAKVKNSLLVPTSPFSDKQTVSGAKSSLKSPPDNNIKSTDSKVKSESLSQDHNNTQFKKPPGKKRGRKRKTMEDILAFEARKKRSLSFFRRRVPEKPPLGAPNSASQEKLLDISKKYRSIRPKPVLVMETTIPQLVPLPSLSTPENPDQELLLGHQISGKPLSVPQSSQATDQQPVAGGKGGGGVIYTSRPLHRCPTCSRCFQFKHHLQSHMNSHSNLRPYVCPVCRKAYAHSGSLSTHMKLHHAESRPRKSLCCEFCDKSFGYVGVYFSHLREVHRVILTVEPSISQHEENMSLEESSEADEQASEQRVDPVELQIKCGRCQAITPTFADMKLHLLYVHGEEVQVRPRDGATCGGREAEDELVKHAAHYWRQLNEKRNLVHCGTCNEEFFSFSKFKCHLHSHHQGARESQKEEKVEEEMVGKEGHVLRGLSKGISLRVGSHFNCILCSKVFNKRQEVIEHWRAQHNCENPTLLWDVLDFRGENKPTDGPN from the exons ATGAAAACCCAAGAGCACCGTTCCAGCCCtctgaaatcacacacacaga GTGATGCACGGCCCCACTCCCAAATTAAAGGTCTCCAGTTTCGCAGCATTGCACCCAAAGCCCCAGCAGTGGTTCCATCATCGGCAGTTCTGTCCTGCCAACCTCCCTCAGCCCTTCCAGAAGCATCCACAGCTGTCAGCCCCAAATCCATCCTGGTCCCTGCCCAGAACTATGCACTCATGCAGGTGGCTGGACAAGAGGGAACCTTCTCATTGGTGGCCTTACCTCAGACACAACAGCAACAGCCAATCCAGAAGAACCTTAAGCTGCCTATTCCTAGATACCAACCGGTGAGAAGCAAGAGCGCTCCAGAAAAAGGCTGTAGCAAGATGCCGAGTCCAGCCAAGGTTTCTGCAACCGCACAAGCTCAATCATCTGCCGTAAAATCAGACCAGAGTTCAGACCCAGTATCTGAGCAGCTTATGATCGACACTCCTACTTCATCAGAAATCAACATTGCACCCTTATTCCCAGGTTCACAGACAGATCGAAAAATGGAACAAAAAAGCGATGTCCGTCCACTCAAAAACCAGCACTACCCTTCTGGAACCTCCCTTGTTGCCCCTGTCAAGAAAATCTCACCAGTTAAAACCCAAATAGAGGGTCCAGCCTCAGCTGGCAGTGCCATCACAGTTCTCTCTCCCACTATCTTTAGCAAAGCTGTTCAGATCATTCCATCTCCACCCAAGGGCAAGCTGCCCATCCTGCCCTATGCCAAGGTGAAAAACTCCCTCCTGGTACCAACCAGCCCTTTCTCAGACAAGCAGACTGTAAGTGGAGCCAAAAGCAGCCTGAAAAGCCCTCCAGACAACAACATCAAGTCCACAGACAGCAAAGTTAAAAGTGAAAGCCTGAGCCAAGACCACAACAACACCCAATTCAAGAAACCTCCAGGCAAGAAACGGGGGAGGAAGAGGAAAACCATGGAGGATATTCTGGCCTTTGAAGCCCGAAAGAAAAGATCCTTGTCATTTTTCAGAAGGAGGGTACCTGAGAAACCTCCACTTGGTGCTCCAAATTCTGCCTCTCAAGAGAAGTTGCTGGATATATCCAAAAAGTATCGTAGTATTCGTCCCAAGCCGGTACTGGTAATGGAAACCACTATTCCACAACTTGTACCGCTTCCTTCTTTGTCAACACCAGAGAACCCTGATCAGGAACTACTATTAGGACACCAAATATCAGGAAAACCACTGAGTGTTCCACAGTCTTCACAAGCTACTGATCAGCAGCCTGTGGCAGGTGGTAAAGGTGGTGGAGGTGTGATTTACACAAGTCGTCCGCTGCACCGATGTCCTACCTGCAGCAGGTGTTTCCAGTTCAAGCATCACTTGCAGAGCCACATGAACAGCCACAGTAACCTGCGGCCCTATGTCTGCCCGGTATGCAGGAAGGCCTATGCTCACTCGGGCAGTCTTAGCACTCATATGAAACTGCACCATGCGGAAAGCAGGCCCCGGAAGAGCCTTTGCTGTGAATTCTGTGATAAGTCATTTGGCTATGTGGGTGTCTACTTCAGCCATTTGAGAGAGGTACACCGGGTAATACTCACCGTTGAGCCATCCATCAGTCAACATGAAGAAAACATGTCTCTAGAAGA GTCTTCAGAAGCTGATGAACAGGCCTCAGAACAGCGGGTTGACCCAGTCGAGCTACAAATTAAGTGTGGCCGCTGCCAGGCCATCACACCTACCTTTGCTGACATGAAGCTGCATTTGTTGTACGTGCATGGAGAGGAAGTCCAGGTCCGACCAAGAGATGGGGCCACGTGCGGGGGCCGTGAAGCGGAGGATGAGCTGGTCAAACATGCAGCGCATTACTGGAGGCAGCTCAATGAGAAACGCAACCTAGTGCACTGCGGCACCTGCAATGAAGAGTTCTTCTCCTTTTCCAAGTTCAAATGCCACCTCCATTCTCACCATCAAGGAGCTAGAGAGAGTCAAAAAGAGGAAAaggtggaagaggaaatggTAGGTAAGGAGGGCCATGTATTGAGGGGCCTCAGTAAAGGTATATCCCTAAGGGTGGGATCTCACTTTAACTGCATCCTTTGCAGTAAGGTCTTTAATAAAAGACAAGAAGTTATTGAGCATTGGAGGGCACAGCACAACTGTGAAAATCCCACCCTTCTTTGGGATGTCCTAGACTTCAGAGGGGAGAACAAGCCTACTGATGGGCCAAACTAA